A genomic stretch from Caulobacter sp. FWC2 includes:
- a CDS encoding sugar transferase yields MSSGLLLLLFAPLLLLAALLIKLESPGPALFRQMRGGLGGAKFQILKLRTMRCREDGPELIQAQRGDDRVTRIGRLLRASSIDELPQLLNVLRGDMSLVGPRPHAAAHDDYYGTHIPDYHARYQARPGLTGWAQVKGLRGGTDTVDAMRKRVEADIDYIRTWSILKDAQIVLLTIPSLLIAENAY; encoded by the coding sequence GTGTCATCCGGCCTGTTGCTGCTGCTGTTCGCGCCGCTGCTGCTTCTGGCGGCCTTGCTGATCAAGCTTGAATCGCCCGGCCCCGCCCTGTTCCGACAGATGCGGGGCGGCTTGGGCGGCGCCAAGTTCCAGATCCTCAAGCTGCGCACCATGCGCTGCCGCGAGGACGGCCCGGAACTGATCCAGGCGCAGCGTGGCGACGACCGCGTCACGCGTATCGGCCGCCTCCTGCGCGCCAGCAGCATCGACGAGCTGCCGCAGCTGCTGAACGTGCTGCGCGGCGACATGTCTCTGGTCGGTCCTCGCCCGCACGCCGCAGCCCACGACGACTATTACGGCACGCATATCCCCGACTACCACGCCCGCTATCAGGCTCGCCCGGGCCTGACGGGTTGGGCGCAGGTCAAGGGCCTGCGCGGCGGCACAGACACGGTCGACGCCATGCGGAAGCGGGTCGAGGCCGATATCGACTACATCCGGACCTGGTCGATCCTGAAGGACGCCCAGATCGTGCTGCTCACCATTCCCAGCCTGCTGATCGCCGAGAACGCCTACTGA
- a CDS encoding O-antigen ligase has product MRTRTRGGGGASSPGAARTRKLQVSEGAAIGALVALILAEIVAFGASDVAVATVFGVLQAAFLLVLLATCRWAQKVPSVLTAPWPGLLFAGVLVAAAWSLTPFGPGGAHPVWSYLDRNGGAITVDRSSLILNLLRLVGLACLFLAARIIGASETRRRALVWWLLLGLTAFAAVAIVDHVSLRAGRRLTATLFSPNTAATLMGVGAIFAAMFFSQTVQRTGGALRLDRMDLSASLSLAAAAVFAVALALTASRGGIFATVVGLAVLLTWQVLAQGRRVRAIAIVGGAAVLLVVIGVAMRSAELTAARLEHLDGDVATRKAIFDAHWQAFQSSPWFGYGLGSFPIVNQLITTTENLNVLHDVRATHNLYLQWLEETGMVGSVAMLAWLLAALWRVGQDAIRPGTVGALARATIAATVVVLLHGLSDFAVQVPALQALFAVGLGAMTATGAPRRAGVERKADWGTTAFAGLALVASLLFALPLAASRFGGDLSTIPTASAEVLASSIEGGLTSPADSTTRARLESLSRREVALRPGSGAAWLRKAAVDFQRSDIAAANIALSHSFAVAPLQTSLFRSRTLLAYEHWPELSAGVRDQAVYQARIEFGRPDGERRLMSVVGGVRNPSGRLALAFLMVSERLSRAQAKAQ; this is encoded by the coding sequence ATGCGGACTAGGACGCGCGGGGGCGGGGGGGCGTCCTCGCCCGGGGCGGCCAGGACGCGAAAGCTGCAAGTCTCCGAGGGCGCCGCCATCGGCGCTCTCGTTGCTCTGATCCTGGCCGAGATTGTCGCGTTCGGGGCCAGCGACGTCGCCGTGGCGACGGTGTTCGGCGTGCTTCAGGCCGCTTTCCTGCTGGTTCTGCTGGCGACGTGCAGGTGGGCTCAGAAGGTCCCCAGCGTTCTGACCGCGCCTTGGCCCGGGCTGCTGTTCGCCGGCGTTCTGGTCGCGGCGGCCTGGTCTCTGACCCCGTTCGGCCCGGGCGGCGCGCATCCGGTCTGGAGCTATCTGGACCGCAATGGCGGCGCGATCACCGTTGATCGCTCCTCACTCATCCTCAACCTGCTGCGTCTCGTCGGCCTGGCCTGCCTGTTCCTGGCCGCGCGGATCATCGGTGCGTCCGAGACACGGCGCCGGGCGCTAGTCTGGTGGCTGCTGCTGGGCCTGACCGCCTTCGCCGCGGTCGCGATCGTCGACCATGTGAGCCTACGGGCCGGACGACGCCTGACGGCGACCCTGTTCAGCCCCAACACTGCCGCGACGCTGATGGGCGTAGGGGCGATCTTCGCCGCGATGTTCTTCTCCCAGACGGTCCAACGCACGGGCGGCGCTTTGCGCCTCGACCGGATGGACCTGAGCGCCAGCCTGAGCTTGGCTGCGGCGGCGGTCTTCGCGGTCGCCTTGGCGCTGACGGCCTCTCGGGGCGGAATCTTCGCCACCGTGGTCGGTCTTGCGGTGCTGCTGACGTGGCAAGTGCTGGCTCAGGGACGGCGAGTTCGCGCCATAGCGATCGTCGGCGGCGCGGCGGTTTTGCTGGTCGTCATTGGCGTCGCCATGCGCAGCGCCGAGCTGACCGCCGCACGGCTTGAGCACCTGGACGGCGACGTCGCCACCCGCAAGGCGATCTTCGACGCGCACTGGCAGGCCTTTCAGTCCTCGCCCTGGTTCGGCTACGGGCTGGGCTCCTTCCCGATCGTCAATCAGCTGATCACGACGACCGAAAACCTGAACGTCCTGCATGACGTGCGCGCCACGCACAACCTCTACCTCCAATGGCTGGAGGAGACCGGGATGGTCGGTTCCGTCGCCATGCTGGCTTGGCTGCTCGCCGCGCTATGGCGTGTCGGACAGGACGCGATCAGGCCGGGTACGGTGGGTGCGCTGGCGCGCGCCACGATCGCCGCCACGGTCGTCGTCCTCCTGCATGGCCTTTCGGATTTTGCCGTTCAGGTCCCGGCCCTGCAGGCGCTCTTCGCCGTGGGGCTTGGCGCGATGACGGCGACCGGGGCGCCGCGCCGTGCGGGAGTCGAGCGCAAGGCGGACTGGGGAACGACCGCTTTCGCGGGTCTGGCCCTCGTCGCTTCGCTGCTGTTCGCCCTTCCTCTGGCGGCGTCAAGGTTCGGCGGCGACCTTTCCACCATCCCGACGGCTTCGGCGGAGGTGCTGGCGAGCAGCATCGAGGGCGGTCTCACTTCCCCGGCGGACTCGACGACGCGGGCGCGCCTGGAGAGCCTCAGCCGTCGCGAAGTCGCCCTTCGTCCCGGATCCGGCGCCGCGTGGCTTCGGAAGGCGGCCGTCGATTTCCAGCGGAGCGACATCGCCGCGGCCAATATCGCCCTCAGCCACTCCTTCGCGGTCGCTCCACTGCAAACCAGCCTTTTCAGGAGCCGAACGCTCCTGGCCTATGAGCACTGGCCCGAGCTGTCGGCGGGCGTGCGCGACCAGGCCGTCTATCAGGCGCGTATCGAGTTTGGCCGGCCTGACGGCGAGCGGCGTCTGATGAGCGTGGTCGGCGGCGTCCGCAATCCTTCGGGCCGGCTTGCGCTCGCGTTCCTGATGGTCTCCGAACGCCTATCTCGGGCCCAGGCAAAGGCTCAGTAG
- a CDS encoding polysaccharide biosynthesis tyrosine autokinase has protein sequence MDGSGFETSNAPVNDTGALSFDLNVVIATFRRRFRLFAAVAVVVFAAVVLFTLQQTPRYTATAQVMLDVRKEQVTDMSAVLSGLPADSSVVDTEVEVLKSRSLAARVVKDLKLEQDPYFNPNLAKAKGAKAWFSSLKKAASPTTGAPTDPIELQRLRERIVDNVLGGLKVRRAGLTYLIAIDYTHTDPRRAAELANAFANLYLTEQLEAKFDATQKANEWLDTRVGELRDQVQQADAAVQQYKIANNLLSAEGATLTEQEISGLNQQLALSRAAQAETDARLNIARQQLARGSTGEDVGESLNSPVVQQLRKQRAEKSAQVADLSGRYGDRHPDLLKAKRELADIDSQIQAEIRRIISNLEAQAQVARQRTGSVASSVSASRGTLAGNNRASIGLSELERKAQSVKTLYESLLGRFKQTTTSDGIEQADARVVSPAKIPTGPSYPKPSLNLALGLVLALGAGVAAIVLAEILMAGLFTEDEVERRLGLPYLGAVPTLGTTVDDAKTLKGMTPSDYLLAKPLSSFAESLRKLRASILFSKVGEPVKVIAVTSSLPGEGKTTTTFCLARTLASSGAKVVVVDCDLRQGAISQFLKEPASVGLLEVLNGVATLDQAVVTDESGAHILPLAKSAYTPRDVLGSSAMHKLLQDLRARYEIVLLDTAPLLAIADTRILAPHADAVVMLVRWKKTPVKAVQSALTLLQGTRAFIAGVALTQMDLKAQSRYGYGDSYYYYANYRKYYAD, from the coding sequence ATGGACGGCTCCGGTTTTGAAACTTCGAACGCTCCGGTGAATGACACCGGAGCGTTGTCTTTTGACCTGAACGTCGTGATCGCGACGTTCAGGCGACGCTTCCGACTCTTCGCGGCGGTGGCGGTGGTCGTGTTTGCGGCGGTGGTCTTGTTCACCCTGCAGCAGACACCCCGCTACACGGCGACGGCGCAGGTGATGCTGGATGTCCGCAAGGAACAGGTCACTGATATGAGCGCGGTGCTCTCGGGCCTGCCGGCGGATTCTTCCGTGGTCGATACCGAGGTCGAGGTGTTGAAGTCGCGGTCGCTGGCGGCGCGTGTCGTCAAGGACCTGAAGCTTGAGCAAGACCCCTACTTCAACCCTAATCTCGCGAAGGCCAAGGGTGCCAAGGCCTGGTTCTCATCGTTGAAGAAGGCGGCGTCACCCACGACGGGCGCGCCGACGGATCCGATCGAGTTACAGCGCCTACGCGAACGCATTGTCGACAATGTGCTGGGCGGGCTGAAGGTTCGCCGCGCCGGTCTGACCTATCTGATCGCGATCGACTATACCCACACCGATCCGAGGCGGGCGGCCGAACTGGCCAACGCTTTCGCCAACCTCTACCTGACCGAACAGCTCGAGGCGAAGTTCGACGCGACCCAGAAGGCCAATGAGTGGCTGGACACTCGTGTCGGCGAGCTGCGTGACCAGGTCCAGCAGGCCGACGCGGCGGTTCAGCAGTACAAGATCGCAAACAACCTGCTGAGCGCCGAAGGCGCGACCCTGACCGAGCAGGAAATCTCCGGCCTGAACCAGCAGCTGGCCCTGAGCCGCGCCGCGCAGGCCGAGACCGACGCGCGCCTGAACATTGCTCGCCAGCAGCTGGCGCGCGGCAGCACGGGCGAGGACGTTGGCGAGTCCCTGAACTCGCCGGTCGTGCAGCAATTGCGCAAGCAACGGGCGGAGAAGAGCGCTCAGGTGGCCGATCTCAGCGGCCGCTACGGCGATCGTCACCCGGACCTGCTGAAGGCCAAGCGCGAGCTGGCCGACATCGACAGCCAGATCCAGGCCGAAATCCGCCGCATCATCTCCAACCTGGAAGCCCAGGCCCAGGTCGCGCGTCAGCGGACCGGTTCGGTGGCGTCCAGCGTGTCAGCCTCGAGGGGGACTCTGGCCGGCAACAACCGCGCCAGCATCGGCCTGTCCGAGCTGGAGCGTAAGGCGCAATCGGTCAAGACTCTGTACGAGAGCCTGCTGGGCCGCTTCAAGCAGACCACGACGTCGGATGGGATCGAGCAAGCCGACGCCCGGGTGGTTTCGCCGGCCAAGATTCCGACCGGCCCCAGCTATCCCAAACCTTCGCTGAACCTGGCGCTGGGTCTGGTTCTGGCGCTGGGCGCCGGCGTAGCCGCGATCGTCCTGGCCGAGATTCTGATGGCGGGCCTGTTCACCGAGGACGAGGTCGAGCGGCGGCTGGGCCTGCCGTATCTCGGCGCCGTCCCGACCCTGGGCACCACGGTGGACGACGCCAAGACGCTGAAGGGCATGACGCCGTCCGACTACCTGCTGGCCAAGCCCCTCTCCAGCTTCGCCGAAAGCCTGCGCAAGCTGCGCGCGTCGATCCTGTTCTCCAAGGTCGGCGAGCCCGTGAAGGTCATCGCGGTCACCTCGTCTCTCCCGGGCGAAGGCAAGACCACGACGACCTTCTGTCTGGCCCGCACCCTGGCGAGCTCGGGCGCCAAGGTGGTGGTAGTTGATTGCGACCTGCGCCAAGGCGCGATCAGCCAGTTCCTGAAGGAGCCGGCCTCCGTGGGTCTGCTGGAGGTCCTGAACGGCGTCGCAACCCTGGATCAGGCCGTGGTCACGGACGAAAGCGGGGCGCACATCCTGCCGCTGGCCAAGTCGGCCTATACGCCGCGTGACGTGTTGGGCTCGTCGGCCATGCACAAGCTGCTGCAGGATCTTCGCGCGCGCTATGAGATCGTGCTGCTGGACACCGCGCCGCTGCTGGCCATCGCCGACACGCGCATCCTGGCGCCGCACGCCGACGCCGTGGTGATGCTGGTGCGCTGGAAGAAGACGCCGGTTAAGGCGGTGCAGTCGGCCTTGACCCTGCTGCAAGGCACGCGCGCCTTTATCGCCGGCGTGGCCCTGACCCAGATGGATCTCAAGGCCCAGTCCCGCTACGGCTACGGCGACTCCTATTATTACTACGCCAACTATCGAAAGTATTATGCGGACTAG
- a CDS encoding outer membrane beta-barrel protein, whose protein sequence is MRLLTCSAIAACIALTAPQAVQAQDLGSNFKRDKNVSVRQRPRPDYEASGQKAGGFTLYPRVTVDLEHNDNIYAVAAGKIDDNIWRVKPELAVRSNWSRNALGFFAGGNVVRYGDQKTENTQEYTLAANGRIDVVRGSNVSGSAQYQNLIEPRSAITAGTPAGATPKPVKYNITTTNLTAVKEFNRLRLTGRLDDKDFNYKDQGAAFNQNTRDRNELSYGAKAEYAVSPDTAVYATATGNKRDYDIKGATDRSSDGYVVGVGANFEASDLVRGDLQVGYMKQSYDKSALYKSISGFNAAGRLEWFPTQLTTVGLNGSRTIEESTATGSAGFISNNIGATIDHELLRNVLLSGAYTHGKDNYKGVDRSDKRDNVSATAAYLLNRRVGLFLTYNYLKQDSSGAAKASSFKDNKLIASVALQF, encoded by the coding sequence ATGCGACTTCTGACGTGCTCGGCCATTGCGGCCTGTATCGCGTTGACCGCGCCACAAGCTGTTCAGGCGCAGGATCTCGGTTCAAACTTCAAGCGCGACAAGAACGTTTCCGTTCGTCAGCGCCCGCGACCCGACTACGAGGCGAGCGGTCAGAAGGCCGGCGGTTTCACGCTTTACCCGCGCGTGACCGTCGATCTCGAACATAACGACAATATCTACGCCGTGGCGGCGGGTAAGATTGACGACAACATCTGGCGCGTGAAGCCGGAGCTGGCCGTTCGTTCGAACTGGTCGCGCAACGCGCTCGGCTTCTTCGCCGGCGGCAATGTGGTTCGCTATGGCGATCAAAAGACCGAGAACACCCAAGAATACACACTCGCTGCGAACGGCCGCATTGATGTGGTGCGCGGCTCGAACGTTTCGGGCTCTGCCCAGTACCAGAATCTGATCGAACCGCGTTCGGCCATCACGGCTGGTACACCCGCCGGTGCGACGCCCAAGCCGGTCAAGTACAACATCACCACCACCAACCTGACCGCGGTGAAGGAATTCAATCGTCTGCGCCTGACGGGCCGCCTGGACGACAAGGATTTCAACTACAAAGATCAGGGCGCTGCATTCAATCAGAACACGCGGGATCGCAACGAACTGTCCTACGGCGCCAAGGCCGAGTACGCGGTCAGTCCGGATACGGCGGTCTATGCGACGGCCACGGGCAACAAGCGCGACTACGACATCAAAGGCGCCACGGATCGCTCGTCGGACGGCTATGTTGTGGGTGTCGGCGCCAACTTCGAGGCGTCCGATCTGGTGCGTGGTGACCTCCAGGTCGGCTACATGAAGCAGTCCTACGACAAGAGTGCGCTCTACAAGAGCATCAGCGGTTTCAACGCGGCGGGGCGCCTGGAGTGGTTTCCGACCCAGCTGACGACCGTCGGCCTGAACGGTTCGCGCACGATCGAAGAGTCGACCGCCACGGGTTCGGCGGGCTTCATTTCCAACAATATCGGCGCCACGATCGACCACGAACTGCTGCGTAACGTCCTGCTGTCTGGCGCCTACACCCACGGCAAGGACAACTACAAGGGCGTGGATCGCAGCGACAAGCGCGACAACGTCTCGGCGACGGCGGCCTATCTGCTGAACCGTCGCGTCGGCCTGTTCCTGACGTACAATTACCTGAAGCAAGACTCGTCTGGCGCGGCCAAGGCATCTTCGTTCAAGGACAACAAGCTGATTGCGTCCGTGGCGCTGCAGTTCTAG
- the gyrB gene encoding DNA topoisomerase (ATP-hydrolyzing) subunit B, which translates to MTENTEDQVPEVSAPEMTTEEAAAQYGADSIKVLKGLDAVRKRPGMYIGDTDDGSGLHHMVYEVVDNAIDEALAGHATKVQVILNADGSVTVTDDGRGIPVDMHEGEGVSAAEVIMTQLHAGGKFDQNSYKVSGGLHGVGVSVVNALSDWLELKIHRGGKAHQMRFERGDAVTSLKVTGDSPMREDGPKAGELLSGTEVTFFPSRSTFAFIEFDRKTLEHRLRELAFLNSGVTIYFRDLRDAEPWEEKLHYDGGIEAFVRHLDKVKTPLLKAPISVRGVKDKVEVDLALWWNDSYHEQMLCFTNNIPQRDGGTHLSAFRAALTRIITGYAESSGITKKEKVSVGGEDAREGLTCVLSVKVPDPKFSSQTKDKLVSSEVRPAVEGLVQEGLATWFEEHPAEARAIVSKIAEAAAAREAARKARELTRRKSALDITSLPGKLADCSERDPAKSEIFIVEGDSAGGSAKQARNRDNQAVLPLRGKILNVERARFDKMLSSDQIGTLITALGAGIGRDDFNPDKVRYHKIVLMTDADVDGAHIRTLLLTFFYRQMPELIERGYIYIAQPPLYKAAKGKSSRYLKDDSEMDAFLIDEGVDGAELDLPSGERRTGQDLLALVQLCRQAKGNIDRLAARAPSFAIEQSALAGLLGETPDIAAAAARLDLYAEEGDGPWTGERNDTAFVFKRTRRGVTESVVLDDGLLHAADARRLAERAGALAEIFSGRAVFRRKDKSTTVRGPMDLIAAVMDAGRKGLSIQRYKGLGEMNPDQLWETTLDVEARTLLQVRVNHADDADEMFSRLMGDLVEPRREFIQENALDAEVDV; encoded by the coding sequence ATGACCGAGAACACCGAAGACCAAGTTCCCGAAGTGTCGGCCCCCGAAATGACCACCGAAGAAGCCGCCGCCCAGTACGGCGCGGATTCGATCAAGGTCCTGAAGGGCCTGGACGCCGTCCGCAAGCGCCCTGGCATGTACATCGGCGACACCGACGACGGCTCGGGCCTGCACCACATGGTCTACGAGGTGGTCGACAACGCCATCGACGAGGCCCTGGCCGGTCACGCCACCAAGGTCCAGGTGATCCTCAACGCCGACGGCTCGGTGACGGTCACCGACGACGGTCGCGGCATCCCGGTCGACATGCACGAAGGCGAAGGCGTCTCGGCGGCCGAGGTCATCATGACCCAGCTGCACGCCGGCGGTAAGTTCGACCAGAACAGCTACAAGGTCTCAGGCGGCCTGCACGGCGTCGGCGTCTCGGTCGTCAACGCCTTGTCGGACTGGCTGGAGCTCAAGATTCACCGGGGCGGCAAGGCCCACCAGATGCGCTTCGAGCGCGGCGACGCGGTTACCTCACTGAAGGTCACCGGCGACTCGCCGATGCGCGAGGACGGGCCGAAGGCCGGCGAACTGCTGTCGGGCACGGAAGTGACCTTCTTCCCGTCGCGATCGACCTTCGCGTTCATCGAATTCGACCGGAAGACCCTGGAGCACCGGCTGCGCGAGCTGGCCTTCCTGAATTCGGGCGTGACGATCTATTTCCGCGATCTGCGCGACGCCGAGCCGTGGGAAGAAAAGCTGCACTATGACGGCGGCATCGAGGCCTTCGTCCGCCACCTGGACAAGGTCAAGACCCCGCTTCTCAAGGCCCCGATCTCGGTGCGCGGCGTCAAGGACAAGGTCGAGGTCGACCTCGCCCTGTGGTGGAACGACAGCTACCACGAGCAGATGCTGTGCTTCACCAACAACATCCCGCAGCGGGATGGCGGCACGCACTTGTCGGCCTTCCGCGCGGCCCTGACCCGGATCATCACCGGCTATGCCGAGAGCTCGGGCATCACCAAGAAGGAAAAGGTCAGCGTCGGCGGCGAAGACGCCCGCGAAGGCCTGACCTGCGTGCTGTCGGTCAAGGTGCCGGACCCGAAGTTCAGCTCGCAGACCAAGGACAAGCTGGTCTCGTCCGAAGTGCGCCCTGCCGTCGAAGGCCTGGTGCAAGAAGGCCTGGCCACGTGGTTTGAGGAGCATCCGGCCGAAGCCCGGGCTATCGTTTCCAAGATCGCCGAAGCCGCCGCGGCCCGCGAAGCCGCCCGCAAGGCCCGCGAACTGACTCGCCGCAAGAGCGCGCTGGATATTACGTCACTGCCCGGCAAGCTGGCCGACTGCTCCGAGCGCGACCCGGCCAAGTCCGAGATCTTCATCGTCGAGGGTGACTCGGCCGGCGGCTCGGCCAAGCAGGCCCGCAATCGCGACAACCAGGCCGTCCTGCCGCTGCGCGGCAAGATACTGAACGTCGAGCGCGCCCGCTTCGACAAGATGCTGTCGTCCGACCAGATCGGCACGCTGATCACGGCCCTGGGGGCTGGCATCGGCCGCGACGACTTCAACCCGGACAAGGTGCGCTACCACAAGATCGTGCTGATGACCGACGCCGACGTCGACGGCGCCCACATCCGCACCCTGCTGCTGACCTTCTTCTACCGGCAGATGCCGGAGCTGATCGAGCGCGGCTACATCTACATCGCCCAGCCGCCGCTCTACAAAGCCGCCAAGGGCAAGTCCTCGCGCTATCTGAAGGACGACAGCGAGATGGACGCCTTCCTGATCGACGAGGGCGTCGACGGGGCCGAGCTGGACCTGCCCTCGGGCGAGCGCCGCACCGGCCAGGACCTGCTGGCCCTGGTGCAGCTGTGCCGCCAGGCCAAGGGCAATATCGATCGCCTGGCCGCCCGCGCGCCGTCGTTCGCCATCGAGCAGTCGGCCCTGGCGGGCCTGCTGGGCGAAACGCCCGACATCGCCGCCGCGGCGGCCCGCCTCGACCTCTATGCCGAGGAAGGCGATGGCCCGTGGACCGGCGAACGCAACGACACGGCCTTTGTCTTCAAGCGCACACGCCGCGGCGTCACTGAAAGCGTGGTGCTGGACGACGGTCTGCTGCACGCGGCCGACGCCCGTCGCCTGGCCGAGCGGGCCGGGGCTCTCGCCGAGATCTTCTCGGGCCGGGCCGTGTTCCGCCGCAAGGACAAGTCGACCACCGTCCGGGGGCCGATGGACCTGATCGCCGCCGTGATGGACGCCGGTCGCAAGGGGCTGAGCATCCAGCGCTACAAGGGTCTGGGCGAGATGAATCCCGACCAGCTGTGGGAGACGACGCTGGATGTCGAGGCCCGCACCCTGCTGCAGGTTCGCGTCAACCACGCCGACGACGCCGACGAGATGTTCAGTCGCCTGATGGGCGACCTGGTCGAGCCGCGCCGCGAGTTCATCCAGGAAAACGCCCTGGACGCCGAGGTCGATGTCTAG
- the recF gene encoding DNA replication/repair protein RecF: MASAALLSLTLTDFRSYERASLETEGRSVYLFGANGAGKTNLLEAISLLSPGKGLRGASMAEVGRRMPGETVGRAWAVAAEVESGEDAPLRIGTGVEQGGAARRTVRIEGETVSPGRLADLVRPIWLTPAQDRLFLEAASERRRFFDRLVFAGEPGHAANANAYDKAQRERMRLLTDAAEAGRAPDATWLNALEARLAESGALLSQARARTLLALQNEIDGRGDRPFPQARLTLTGEWEKMALDEVPFAEIEERLAAALAAARPRDGAAGRALTGPHRGDLAIFHVEKDRPAAECSTGEQKALILNLVLAQAARLSRAESAPNPVILLDEVAAHLDLTRRAALADELTALKLQAFLTGTDESLFDHLKGRALGVRVGDAGLTTLEDE; encoded by the coding sequence ATGGCGTCGGCCGCTTTGCTTTCCCTGACCTTGACGGACTTCCGCTCCTACGAGCGCGCCAGCCTCGAGACCGAGGGGCGTAGCGTCTACCTGTTCGGGGCTAACGGGGCCGGCAAGACCAACCTCCTCGAGGCGATCAGCCTGCTGAGTCCCGGAAAGGGGCTGCGAGGCGCCAGCATGGCCGAAGTCGGCCGGCGGATGCCCGGCGAGACCGTCGGCCGCGCCTGGGCCGTGGCCGCCGAGGTCGAGTCCGGTGAGGATGCTCCCCTCCGCATCGGCACCGGCGTGGAACAGGGTGGGGCCGCCCGCCGCACCGTGCGTATTGAGGGCGAGACCGTCTCGCCCGGCCGCCTGGCCGACCTCGTCCGGCCGATCTGGTTGACGCCGGCCCAGGATCGCCTGTTTCTGGAAGCCGCCTCCGAGCGTCGGCGGTTCTTCGACCGGCTGGTCTTCGCTGGCGAGCCTGGCCATGCGGCCAACGCCAACGCCTATGACAAGGCCCAGCGCGAGCGCATGCGGCTGCTGACCGATGCGGCCGAGGCCGGTCGCGCGCCGGACGCAACCTGGCTGAACGCCCTGGAGGCCCGGCTGGCGGAGTCCGGCGCCTTGCTGAGCCAGGCCCGCGCTCGCACGCTGCTGGCCCTGCAGAACGAGATCGACGGACGCGGCGACCGGCCGTTCCCGCAGGCTCGCCTGACGCTCACCGGCGAGTGGGAGAAGATGGCGCTGGACGAGGTCCCGTTCGCGGAAATCGAGGAGCGTCTGGCCGCCGCCCTGGCCGCCGCACGCCCCCGCGACGGGGCCGCCGGACGCGCCTTGACCGGCCCTCACAGAGGCGATCTGGCCATCTTCCACGTCGAGAAGGACCGTCCGGCTGCGGAATGCTCCACCGGGGAGCAAAAAGCCCTGATTTTGAACCTGGTTTTGGCCCAAGCAGCGCGACTTTCGCGTGCGGAATCCGCGCCGAATCCTGTAATATTGCTCGACGAAGTCGCCGCGCATCTCGACCTTACCCGTCGAGCAGCCCTGGCCGACGAACTCACAGCGCTCAAGCTCCAGGCCTTCCTCACCGGCACGGACGAGTCGCTGTTCGACCATCTCAAGGGTCGGGCGCTAGGCGTTCGCGTGGGCGATGCCGGCCTGACCACCCTGGAAGACGAATGA
- a CDS encoding VOC family protein produces the protein MAKINYVTVGSNDLEKAKAFYDGLLGSIGMKPLFEHPSGGRLYRGDGCMFGVLGPYDGNPACIGNGMMGGFAFDTVEEVDAFHAKALELGGTDEGAPGARMPKVYFAYFRDLDGNKLCGYKMG, from the coding sequence ATGGCTAAGATTAACTACGTGACGGTCGGCTCGAACGACCTGGAGAAGGCCAAGGCCTTCTATGACGGCCTGCTGGGCTCGATCGGCATGAAGCCGTTGTTCGAGCACCCGTCCGGCGGCCGCCTCTATCGTGGTGATGGCTGCATGTTCGGGGTGCTGGGTCCGTACGACGGCAATCCGGCCTGCATCGGCAACGGCATGATGGGCGGCTTCGCTTTCGATACGGTCGAGGAGGTCGATGCCTTCCACGCCAAGGCGCTGGAGCTGGGCGGCACGGACGAGGGCGCGCCGGGCGCGCGGATGCCCAAGGTCTATTTCGCCTATTTCCGCGACCTGGATGGCAACAAGCTCTGCGGCTACAAGATGGGCTGA